The Mesorhizobium loti genome includes a region encoding these proteins:
- a CDS encoding glyoxalase, which produces MKVQRIVANIETSDVAAAKRFYQDVLGLDVLMDFGWIATYGSQAKMDVQVSFMAQGGSGTPVPDLSIEVDDVDAALDAMKAAGFAIEYGPADEPWGVRRFYVRDPFGRLVNILSHR; this is translated from the coding sequence ATGAAAGTCCAACGCATCGTTGCCAACATCGAGACATCGGATGTCGCGGCGGCGAAGCGCTTCTACCAGGACGTGCTCGGCCTCGATGTGCTGATGGATTTTGGCTGGATCGCCACCTACGGCTCGCAAGCCAAGATGGATGTCCAGGTCAGCTTCATGGCGCAAGGCGGCTCCGGCACGCCGGTGCCCGACCTCTCCATCGAAGTCGATGATGTCGATGCGGCGCTTGACGCCATGAAGGCCGCCGGCTTCGCCATCGAATACGGACCGGCCGACGAGCCCTGGGGCGTGCGCCGCTTCTATGTGCGCGATCCGTTCGGCCGGCTGGTCAACATTCTTTCGCATCGGTGA
- a CDS encoding GNAT family N-acetyltransferase has protein sequence MAENSHVLYAREAALDIGEFRRVLVESGLGETRPVDDEARLRAMLSGANLVLTARLDVEGKPLIGVVRAMTDFSWVCYISELAVSQSAQGLGIGKGLMDEARRQLGPSVAISLISMPDAVGFYERIGMKHMPDAFWFGRKG, from the coding sequence ATGGCAGAAAATTCGCACGTCCTCTATGCACGCGAGGCCGCGCTCGACATCGGCGAATTCCGTCGCGTGCTGGTCGAATCCGGCCTCGGCGAGACACGACCGGTCGATGACGAAGCACGCCTGCGGGCGATGCTGTCGGGCGCCAATCTGGTGCTGACCGCGCGTCTCGACGTCGAGGGCAAGCCGCTGATCGGCGTTGTCAGGGCGATGACCGACTTTTCCTGGGTCTGCTACATCTCCGAACTCGCCGTTTCCCAATCGGCGCAGGGCCTCGGCATCGGCAAGGGCCTGATGGACGAGGCGCGCCGGCAACTCGGCCCGTCCGTCGCCATCAGCCTGATCTCCATGCCCGACGCCGTCGGCTTCTACGAACGCATCGGCATGAAGCACATGCCCGACGCCTTCTGGTTCGGCCGCAAGGGCTGA
- a CDS encoding ATPase: protein MMSNKFVYVTYIRTTPEKLWEALTEPEFNRQFFLCSYQVSEWKVGSSWKLMFPDGSVADSGEILEIDPPKRLVIKWRNEWMPEVREDGYTRCTFTIEQDGELMKLAVTHEADGPHRLIGNVAKGWPLVLSSLKSLLESGKGFERPPSKG, encoded by the coding sequence CTGATGAGCAACAAGTTCGTGTACGTGACCTACATCCGCACCACGCCCGAAAAACTCTGGGAAGCGCTGACCGAGCCGGAGTTCAACCGGCAGTTCTTCCTTTGCTCCTATCAGGTGAGCGAGTGGAAAGTCGGCTCCAGCTGGAAGCTGATGTTCCCGGACGGGAGTGTCGCCGACAGCGGCGAGATCCTCGAGATCGATCCGCCCAAACGCCTGGTCATCAAATGGCGCAACGAATGGATGCCGGAGGTCAGGGAAGACGGCTACACACGCTGCACCTTCACCATCGAGCAGGATGGCGAGTTGATGAAGCTTGCCGTCACCCATGAGGCAGACGGCCCGCACAGGCTGATCGGCAACGTCGCCAAGGGCTGGCCGCTGGTGCTGTCCAGCCTGAAAAGCCTGCTCGAAAGCGGCAAGGGTTTTGAGCGCCCGCCGTCCAAGGGATGA
- a CDS encoding SRPBCC domain-containing protein, with product MMHVPKVQSMTNGETIMASAEIEAPAERIFRALVSKEIEQWWGSAGTYRMVDWSADLRVGGRWTVVVRTANGRHLPSSGEFLEIEAPRRLVQTRAYAWDHPTLGRRQTTVAWLLQPIATGTRLTICHGGFAGLSEAATEHAEGWGRVLGWLQAYLSAASRAAA from the coding sequence ATGATGCACGTTCCCAAGGTGCAAAGCATGACCAATGGCGAGACGATCATGGCATCCGCCGAGATCGAAGCGCCCGCGGAACGCATCTTCCGCGCGCTGGTCAGCAAGGAGATCGAGCAATGGTGGGGGTCCGCCGGGACCTACCGTATGGTCGACTGGTCGGCCGACCTTCGCGTAGGCGGCCGCTGGACAGTTGTCGTCAGGACGGCCAACGGCAGACACCTGCCGTCGAGCGGCGAATTCCTCGAGATCGAAGCGCCACGCCGACTCGTGCAGACGCGGGCCTATGCATGGGACCATCCTACGCTTGGCCGCCGGCAAACGACGGTCGCCTGGTTGCTGCAGCCGATCGCCACCGGCACGCGCCTCACCATCTGCCACGGCGGCTTTGCCGGGCTGAGCGAAGCGGCCACCGAGCATGCCGAGGGTTGGGGACGGGTGCTGGGCTGGCTGCAGGCTTATTTGAGTGCAGCTAGTCGAGCGGCAGCTTAG
- the leuB gene encoding 3-isopropylmalate dehydrogenase: protein MATKHLFLLPGDGIGPEAMAEVKKLISAMNDKLGSGFTTEDGLVGGCAYDAHGAAISDADMEKAMAADAVLFGAVGGPKWDAVPYEVRPEAGLLRLRKDMELFANLRPAICYPALAASSSLKQEVVEGLDILIVRELTGGVYFGEPKQIIDLGNGQKRGIDTQVYDTFEIERISGVAFELARTRKNHVTSMEKRNVMKSGVLWNEVVTQTHKARYSDVKLDHMLADAGGMQLVRWPKQFDVIVTDNLFGDMLSDIAAMLTGSIGMLPSASLGAPDVKTKKRKALYEPVHGSAPDIAGKGIANPIAMIASFAMCLRYSFGMVDEADRVEGAIAAVLDAGLRTKDIFSPGMTEVGTVEMGDAIIARFLG from the coding sequence ATGGCAACGAAGCATCTTTTCCTGCTCCCCGGCGACGGCATCGGTCCGGAGGCCATGGCCGAGGTCAAGAAACTGATATCAGCCATGAACGACAAGCTCGGCAGCGGTTTTACCACCGAGGACGGGCTGGTCGGTGGTTGCGCCTATGACGCGCATGGCGCGGCGATCTCCGATGCCGACATGGAAAAGGCGATGGCGGCCGACGCGGTGCTGTTCGGTGCCGTCGGCGGTCCGAAATGGGATGCGGTGCCCTATGAGGTTCGCCCTGAAGCCGGCCTGCTGCGCCTGCGCAAGGACATGGAGCTGTTTGCCAATCTTCGTCCGGCCATCTGCTATCCGGCGCTGGCGGCGTCCTCCTCGCTCAAGCAGGAGGTGGTCGAAGGCCTCGACATCCTCATCGTGCGCGAGCTGACCGGCGGCGTCTATTTCGGCGAGCCCAAGCAGATCATCGATCTCGGCAACGGCCAGAAGCGCGGCATCGACACGCAGGTCTACGACACGTTCGAGATCGAGCGCATTTCCGGCGTCGCCTTCGAGCTGGCGCGCACGCGCAAGAACCACGTCACCTCGATGGAAAAGCGCAATGTGATGAAGTCGGGCGTGCTGTGGAACGAGGTCGTCACCCAGACCCACAAGGCGCGTTATTCAGACGTCAAGCTCGACCACATGCTGGCCGATGCCGGCGGCATGCAGCTGGTGCGCTGGCCAAAACAGTTCGACGTCATCGTCACCGACAATCTGTTCGGCGACATGCTGTCCGACATCGCCGCCATGCTGACCGGCTCGATCGGCATGCTGCCGTCGGCCTCGCTTGGCGCGCCTGACGTGAAGACCAAGAAGCGCAAGGCGCTCTACGAGCCGGTGCACGGCTCGGCGCCCGACATTGCCGGCAAGGGCATCGCCAACCCGATCGCCATGATCGCGTCCTTCGCCATGTGCCTGCGCTATTCCTTCGGCATGGTCGATGAAGCCGACCGTGTCGAAGGCGCGATCGCCGCCGTGCTCGACGCAGGCCTGCGCACCAAGGATATTTTCTCTCCCGGCATGACCGAGGTCGGCACGGTCGAGATGGGCGACGCGATCATCGCCAGGTTCCTGGGCTGA
- a CDS encoding helix-turn-helix transcriptional regulator, whose translation MSMDAVFRALADPTRRQLLDSLHARNGQTLNALCAEMEMTRQAVTKHLAILEEANLVTTIRKGREKEHYLNPVPINEIADRWIGKFERGRLTALGDLKKRLERED comes from the coding sequence ATGAGCATGGATGCCGTCTTTCGCGCCTTGGCCGACCCGACCCGCCGGCAGTTGCTGGACAGTCTCCATGCCAGGAACGGGCAGACGCTGAACGCGCTGTGCGCCGAGATGGAGATGACGCGCCAGGCGGTGACCAAGCATTTGGCGATCCTTGAGGAGGCCAACCTCGTCACCACCATCCGCAAGGGGCGCGAGAAGGAGCACTACCTCAACCCCGTTCCCATCAACGAGATCGCCGACCGCTGGATCGGCAAATTCGAACGTGGGCGGCTGACCGCCCTCGGCGATTTGAAGAAACGCCTCGAAAGGGAAGACTGA
- a CDS encoding FAD-binding oxidoreductase, producing the protein MRYDIVIVGGAIVGSSVAYYLREEGFSGSIALVERDPQFAHAATTLSLASIRQQFSIPENIRLSQFTLKLFRRLKEEFGTDADIGFREGGYLILAGENGLPILKANHDAQMAEGADIVLEDAEQLVRRFPWLSAEGITAGAYGRSGEGWFDAHAMLMLFRKALRQKKVDFITADVTGIERQGDRVSSVRLDNGEVLEAGTVINAAGPNAGKVAAMAGLALPVEPRKRNVFVFEAREKYADMPLLVDPSGIYVRPEGSVYLTGGAEPEEGDGPAALGDFDVDWPLFEEVIWPALATRIPAFEAIKPTRAWAGHYDYNTLDQNAVIGPHPGVLNFIFANGFSGHGLQQAPAVGKALAELIVHGGYRTVDCSAFGYGRVAEGRAFRELNVI; encoded by the coding sequence ATGCGCTACGACATCGTCATCGTCGGCGGGGCCATCGTCGGCTCCTCGGTTGCCTACTATCTGCGCGAGGAAGGGTTTTCCGGTTCGATCGCCTTGGTCGAGCGCGATCCGCAATTTGCGCATGCGGCAACGACGCTGTCCCTGGCCTCGATCCGCCAGCAATTCTCGATCCCGGAAAACATCCGGCTGTCGCAGTTCACGCTAAAGCTGTTCCGGCGGCTGAAGGAAGAGTTCGGCACTGATGCCGATATCGGCTTTCGCGAAGGCGGCTATCTCATCCTTGCCGGCGAGAACGGCTTGCCGATCCTCAAGGCCAATCACGACGCGCAGATGGCCGAGGGCGCCGACATCGTGCTCGAGGACGCGGAGCAGCTGGTGCGCCGCTTCCCGTGGCTGTCGGCCGAGGGCATCACCGCCGGCGCCTATGGCCGCAGCGGCGAGGGCTGGTTCGACGCGCATGCGATGCTGATGCTGTTCCGCAAGGCGCTGCGGCAGAAGAAAGTCGATTTCATCACCGCCGATGTCACCGGCATCGAGCGGCAGGGCGACCGTGTCAGCAGCGTCCGCCTCGACAATGGCGAGGTGCTGGAAGCCGGCACCGTGATCAACGCCGCCGGGCCGAATGCCGGCAAGGTCGCCGCCATGGCCGGGCTGGCGTTGCCGGTCGAGCCGCGCAAGCGCAACGTCTTCGTCTTCGAGGCGCGCGAGAAATACGCCGACATGCCGCTGCTGGTCGACCCCTCCGGTATCTATGTGCGCCCGGAAGGCTCGGTCTACCTCACCGGCGGCGCGGAACCGGAAGAGGGCGACGGCCCGGCCGCCCTCGGGGATTTCGATGTCGACTGGCCGCTGTTCGAAGAGGTGATCTGGCCGGCGCTGGCAACCCGCATTCCAGCTTTTGAGGCGATCAAGCCGACCCGCGCCTGGGCTGGCCACTACGACTACAACACACTGGACCAGAACGCGGTGATCGGACCGCATCCCGGGGTGCTAAACTTCATCTTCGCCAACGGATTCTCCGGCCACGGCCTGCAGCAGGCGCCGGCGGTGGGCAAGGCGCTGGCCGAGCTGATCGTGCATGGGGGTTATCGGACGGTGGATTGCTCGGCGTTTGGCTATGGGCGCGTCGCGGAAGGACGGGCGTTCCGGGAATTGAATGTGATTTGA
- the leuD gene encoding 3-isopropylmalate dehydratase small subunit codes for MEKFTKLTGVAAPMPIVNVDTDMIIPKDYLKTIKRTGLGTGLFAEMRYKDDGSENPDFVLNKPAYRKAQILVAGDNFGCGSSREHAPWALLDFGIRCVISTSFADIFYNNCFKNGILPITVSPEDLEKLMDDASRGSNATVSVDLEAKEIRGPDGGVVTFDLDDFKRHCLLNGLDDIGLTMEKAGAIASFEKRNAEQRPWA; via the coding sequence ATGGAAAAATTCACCAAGCTCACCGGCGTCGCCGCTCCGATGCCGATCGTCAATGTCGACACCGACATGATCATCCCCAAGGATTATCTCAAGACGATCAAGCGCACCGGGCTCGGCACCGGCCTGTTCGCCGAAATGCGCTACAAGGACGACGGTTCGGAAAACCCGGATTTCGTGCTCAACAAGCCGGCCTACCGCAAGGCGCAGATCCTGGTCGCCGGCGACAATTTCGGCTGCGGTTCATCGCGCGAACACGCGCCGTGGGCGCTGCTCGACTTCGGCATCCGCTGCGTCATCTCGACCTCATTCGCCGACATTTTCTACAACAACTGCTTCAAGAACGGCATCCTGCCGATCACCGTCAGCCCCGAGGATCTCGAGAAGCTGATGGACGACGCCTCGCGCGGCTCCAACGCCACGGTGTCGGTCGATCTCGAAGCCAAGGAAATCCGCGGTCCCGACGGCGGCGTCGTCACATTCGACCTCGACGACTTCAAGCGGCACTGCCTGCTCAACGGGCTCGACGATATCGGCCTGACCATGGAGAAGGCCGGCGCCATCGCTTCGTTCGAGAAGCGCAACGCCGAACAGCGCCCCTGGGCCTGA
- a CDS encoding RidA family protein — protein MRKLISTGSPFEKTAGYSRAVVQGDWCFVSGTTGYDYATMTMPETVEAQTRNCLATISKALKDGGFEMADVVRAHYYITDQAFVDIVFPILGETFGDIRPAATMIVCQLNRPEMKIEIEVTALRRTA, from the coding sequence ATGCGTAAACTCATCTCCACCGGCTCGCCGTTCGAAAAGACCGCCGGCTATTCGCGTGCCGTGGTGCAGGGCGATTGGTGTTTCGTCTCCGGCACCACCGGCTACGACTATGCGACGATGACGATGCCGGAGACGGTGGAAGCGCAGACGCGCAATTGCCTGGCGACGATTTCCAAGGCGTTGAAGGACGGCGGCTTCGAAATGGCCGACGTGGTGCGGGCGCATTACTACATCACCGACCAGGCCTTCGTGGATATCGTCTTCCCGATCCTCGGCGAGACGTTCGGCGACATCAGGCCGGCGGCGACGATGATCGTCTGCCAGCTCAACAGACCGGAAATGAAGATCGAGATCGAAGTCACGGCGCTGCGGCGCACGGCGTGA